From Candidatus Paceibacterota bacterium:
CCGCTTCAGCGGGGTGGGGTGGGGGATGGTCTCGGCCTTGGAACCGCTTCAGCGGTTTATCCACCGCCGTAAACCGCTGAAGCGGTTCGGGGACTCGTCCGCGTACGACACCCCGCTGAAGCGGGGTGTTAATGAGAGACCTGCTGCGGTGTATATATGAAGCGATATACGAGAGGCCCGGATCTACGGCATGAAACCGCCCAAAACAGAAGACTGTCTTGCGTCCTGGCAAGGCCCAGTAGATTCACAGCGAAGGTAACCATGGAGGTTTTCAGACAGTCGCAAGGGCAAAGGCTATTTTGTTGTTGTTGGCCGCCATGAAGTGGTAGAGGCCGCTGAGGGTGGCTTGGCGGCGATTGGGCTTGGATCCACCCGCGCAAGGTCCGGCAATTGATGCTCAACTCCCGCGCCGCACGCTGGATCGTCCCGCCGTGGCGGTGATAGTGCTCGACGGGCGAGCGTTTGAAGGCTTCATCGTAGCTGGACCGCGATACCTTCGCTCGGCCCTCAATGGTGTTTGGGCTGCTTTCGTTCATGTTCGGTTTACCGTGCGTCACCTTGCCCAACGGTGTCCGGCAAACCGATACAGATCCAGGGCGGGGGCAATTCGCCATCACCCCCACCCTCTCCCTTGTCGGAGAGAGTCAGCGGCACCGAGACCAGTCTCGGACCTTCACGGCCCGGGCGCTGCCACTCTGTCAAGCTGCTGCTTGAGTCGCTTGACCACCTGGTCGTCCGGCGCCTCGCCCCGGTCCTTGAGCGCCTGGCGGGCGAGGTGTTCAAATCGCTGCTTAACCTTCTCGCAGCGGGCGGCGTATTCCTCACGCGTGATTTTGCCGCCCTGGAGGAACTGCGCGGCACGCTGGATGTCGGTCTTGGCCTGCTCCAGAGGCGTTTTCAACTCCGCCGGCAATCGCTCCGTCCCGCTTTGTTCCCGGGCGCGAATCCGGTCTTCGGGTTTGAGGCTGGAGAGCGGCAGGCGCAGGATGTGGCCGTTGGGGCGCTGCAGGAGAACCTGCTCACTCTGAACGCCGACGAGTTTGGCGGCAATGACTTTCCCGGCAAGGTTGGTCCACGTTTCTCCCCTGGCAGCGAAACCGGCGGCCAGAGCCGCCCAGACCCCGATTGCCAGCAGCAGTCTCATTGCACCTTCAGCCGGACCAATCCGCGCGGATTGGTTTGTGTGTCTATGAACAGCCACGAGTAGTAGCCGTCGCCGCGCCAGAACTTCTGGGACACTTCGTTGGTGGGGTTAAGCAGCAAGTCCAGTTCTTGCCATTGGGCCAGCGCCTCCGAGCCGAGGAGCTGGTAGGTCTTGGCCGTCACGCTGTAGAAGCCGACGCCAAACCGGTTGAGGCCTGGCCAATGGACAATCGCTTCCACCGACAGTGCATCCACCTCCCAGGTTGGGTCCGTCCCGGCAACGTATTCGTCGCGGTTGCTAAGGCCGTCGCCGTCGAAGTCATCCCCGGCCAGGATTTCGCTGATGCTCGCGTAGCGGCCCCCGGAGGCGAAGAGGATCATCTGCTCCCAGGTATCGGGCAGGCCGTCGTTGTCGGTGTCCGTGTCGCGGAAGAAGTTGAGTCGCAGTCGGCCGCCCGCAGCTCCTAGAGGCGGTGAATTGGTTGGGTCCATTACGACATATTCCTGGCTGCCGACGAGGATGGCGAACGCCGGGTGATCCTCGCGCCGGGCGGCGAAGGTCGCGTAAAGGTCACAGTTACCGTTGTCCAGAGGAACCTCGACGCGGTAATTCAGGCCCGGGCCAATGCACTCGTCCACATTCGCCCGGCCGCATTCACGGCCATTCACCCGGACAATCACCTGGACCTGGTCGGCGCGGGTGTAAGGCCAGCCGTAGGCATTGCGGACTTCGCCGTAGTAGGTGTAGGCAGGCAGCGGGAAGTCCGCCAGCGCGGGAGGCGGAGAGAGCAACAGGCCGATTAACAGAACCAGAGTGAAATGCTGAAACGCTGAAATGCTGAAACGCTGAGATTTCAGCATTGCCGCATTTCCGCTTTTCAGGGTTTCACTGTTTCTCAGCAGGAGGTTGGTTTTCATGGCAGGAGCAGAGAGTTCAGCATTTCAGTGTTTCAGCGTTTCTCATTCGCGGTCAATTGCCGGCGTACGAGTAGGTCTGGAAGAAGAGCTTGATGTCGCTGACGCCGTTGGTGCCGGTGGCGCCGCCGATGAACCAATCCAGCGCGTGCGCGCGGTCGTTGTTCAACGTGCCGGCGGGAATGATCAGCGCCCAGCGCGTGTTCCAGACCGAGCGCCCGACGAGGCGGGAGTTGGCGACCATCTCGTTGACGTTAAATCCATGATCGTGGTAGGCGCGCATCGAGGGGAAGCGACGCGCCTGCGCCCACTCGTCGCTGAGCGTGTCATAGATCGGAATCCAGTCCGGGTTGTCCAGGTCGGCAGGCCCGATCGGGAACGGCAGCGGGATCGCCTGGTCGAGCACCTGCCACTGGCGCAACGTGTCGCCCAGGCCGGTGGGCGAGCGCATGATGTCCTGGCCCAGTGGCAGCAGGTAAACGCGCGGCTGATTGGCGAGATAGACACCCTGCGAGCCGTCCGTGACGCAATCGTAGTTGCCGAACCAGATGCCCACACTCCGGATCTTGGTGGCGAAGTGCGAGGAATCGTAGGCGTTGTCTCCGCCCGCCAGGTCGCGTCCAAAGAAGTTCTTCGCGAAGTCAATGGTTGAAGTGAATGGAATGACCAGGCCTGGCTCGCGCTCCTCGAGGCCGCTCTGCGACGCGAAGGGGAGGCAGGAGCGGCGAAATTCCTGGAGAGCGAAGAGGTCGTCCACCCTGCACTCTTCGAGCTTCTGGCGCCAGAGAGGGTCGCCTACCGGGCCCGGCAGGATCCGGAACAGCTCGGTGCGGAGCGAGAACCGGCCTGTTTCGGTTTCGGGGTTGTTGAAGCCCAACCGGCCGCGAAGCACGCCCCAGTTAGCGTTCATGCGGGCCAGGATGTCTGCCAGGCCGGGCTCGCCGATGCCGGTCACCCCAAGCACAGGCTGGCCGTTGACCACGCGTCCGAGGGTCCGGGCTCGGACAATCCGGTCCATGAACTGCGTGCCTGGTGCCTGCGTGGTATCGGACGGGAGCAGGCCGGTTTCGTAGTCGTAGGCTTTCGCTGCTAGATAGGTGTAGCGAGCAGCCAGTTCAAAGGCATCGCTATAGCGGCGAAGGGCGTCATTGCGGAAGACGCGGAAGGCCATGTCATTGTAGCGACTGGCGGCAATCCGAGCAGAGGCTGAGGTGCGGAAGCTTTCGCGCTCCTGCAGCAGGCGTTCACCTTCGGCCACGACAGATTGAAAGGCAGCCTGGGCGTCGGAGGCTTTCTGAAGAGCCACCAGTAAAGCGCTGGCACTTTCGCGCTGGTTTCGGGCCAAGTCCACAATAGCCATGCGCATTTCCTGATCCTGAATGTGGAATGTGTCCTGTGCGATCTGGGTTTCAAGCAGGAGCTGCATGGTTTCAGACATTGCGTCCATGAGGTCACCTCTGGCACCAGCCCCCACCCAGAGGGACGCCCCGGCAAGTCCAGTCATCAGGGATACGAATTCAGTTTTCGGTATTGTACTCAACCCGACAGTCGCCTCGCCCCCCCTGGAGATTGCTCGAGCAGCGGCTGAGAGCCAAGTGTATGCGATGCTGGAGCTGTTGAGCCACGTGACA
This genomic window contains:
- a CDS encoding thrombospondin type 3 repeat-containing protein yields the protein MKTNLLLRNSETLKSGNAAMLKSQRFSISAFQHFTLVLLIGLLLSPPPALADFPLPAYTYYGEVRNAYGWPYTRADQVQVIVRVNGRECGRANVDECIGPGLNYRVEVPLDNGNCDLYATFAARREDHPAFAILVGSQEYVVMDPTNSPPLGAAGGRLRLNFFRDTDTDNDGLPDTWEQMILFASGGRYASISEILAGDDFDGDGLSNRDEYVAGTDPTWEVDALSVEAIVHWPGLNRFGVGFYSVTAKTYQLLGSEALAQWQELDLLLNPTNEVSQKFWRGDGYYSWLFIDTQTNPRGLVRLKVQ